The following are encoded in a window of Brevibacillus sp. DP1.3A genomic DNA:
- a CDS encoding AAA family ATPase, whose protein sequence is MSGMIVVPGYRVAEFLSTHSKLGIYRGYRNNDNLPVLFKVPMEGPSHKESLWKLKHEYRILQSLESHAVETIIELVNHNRETVMVTEDFGGVPLSLLMKMKGLSLKEMLFIAVRMASCLKEIHQHGIIHKDVNPDHILVHPETYEVKLVSFGLATKCHQEYQSVMNPKEWKGNLRYVSPEQTGRMNRTVDYRSDIYSFGVTLYELLTGKLPFLTSDMLELIHAHMARKPLAPSSVKPSVPEILSDIVMKCLSKNTEDRYFSMSGLLADLQRCYNQLEQNGLITPFPLALEDRADHLRIPERLYGREQEIQMLIDAFEQVTNGATRMVLLSGSAGVGKSALVLEAQKAFLRGRGRFVSGKFDQYNQAVPYSAIIQIFQDLIKQLLAGHERELLAWREMILDAVQGLGQVIVDVIPQLEAVIGTQPAVPELPAAEAKNRFQWVMQRFIRIWARPDHPLVLFLDDLQWADSSSLFLIRELVADMQISHFLLICSYREHDGSTMNPLIALLTETGIKSRILRQFTLLPLREPEFNAMLADALHSDPDMTKPLVTIIMQKTAGNPFYVREFIKTLYDRNLLWYVREERNWQWDLAEIEKLGTTENVADFLVEKMRRLPDSTQQQLGYAACLGNSFLLHLIAKSRNQTESEAIQHIQPAIEEGLIYPIEGAEYLTYAALVEEEVASQMKIRFRFVHDRIQQAAYSLLAEAERGHIHIKLGRMMWEMSQGSESGFLFEICDHMYRGKEILEDQAERIHVAYCHLLAGQKAKSSAAFESALQYFQRGLELVGEEGWQHNHDLTMELCALSAETTYLCNQLDEAKQLFDRGMKHAKTDRERVRILEMEIRMYTRLAEFPRVMEIASEALGLLGVPIPKKPGKLDIIKEMFHIKRRLKGRKIDELLYLPDVPDENYQMAMSIISYAGPSAYYVNLNWFALTILRALHLSLVHGNTVASANGYTGYGIVQAAQFGNYREAYEFGQLACRVADSFADPIAMTKAYGAFALLINHWCEHARTNIPLLKKAIQLGLDGGGNIYAAYNAHGLVEAMLYCGVPVEELEQQIEEYSDMIQQIKVVDHDDRLLLLRQALHTFTRWSDDERTAFCHDGFNEVTYVSNLQKEGNSYKRYMYYYYKSMVHLMYGNHLEAAELLAEAEQWMDSVSGQVLVSQQVFMQTLALTGLYENATRQEKSKYGKKIKANIKKMKTWAKECPENFQHKWLLMHAEWLRVTEQKQEAGPFYEQAVQLAKKDVFLQNEALANELAAQHYLALGLETIAKVYMTEAHEVYMLWGAVAKAREIGERYPYLLQRARSLGASAEIATTDQTADLVDLMSVIKASQTIASELRLEMLLATMLRTVMSNAGAEKGILLLKKDGDWLIEAAGSVDLDVEIMQSVPYEHSGMLSVAVVNYTIRTEEMLVLHNASVEGVFFRDTYIAKHTPKSILCSPLWQQGKMIGVIYLENNETTHVFNEKRSEPLRLIFSQIAIFIENARLYHQLEQWNQSLEKIVTERTNEIQALLQANKNLLNNAGQGFLSFSKNLLVHSEYSRECLRIFGRELAGVSVAELLYPDRPEDSMFIESLLEKYFEAKDQGQKELYLSLFPTEIQINQTPLKLACKPIYEDRRDSPEGLMLILTDMSEQRALKSKMEREWQRLNMVVTVAISLPLFQKVLRAFDAFFEEGWKRVLREEIAESEKLFKLVAQIHQFKGDFSQLHLIHTPQKLHDLESWLIQWAKSEQRLSDEDVRAQQSFAEVQAAMQQDLSIMQHKLGVGFLDHNEHVYSIAKERWESFEHEITSLVQGEAQQELLHRVRKLRYRPMKDMLSRYEDYVSELAIRLNKTIDPVEWDAEEVLVDPERFVNFARSLVHVFNNAIDHGMEEEQERLACGKERSGKIQCRIWQEDTSLYVMIRDDGRGGDMEKLKLALAEHVTVQENASLVSGRGIGLSIVKQEVEQLGGTLQVHTQKGEGTRFTFRIPLEDIR, encoded by the coding sequence ATGAGCGGCATGATCGTGGTTCCAGGGTATCGGGTGGCAGAGTTTCTTTCCACTCATTCAAAATTGGGAATTTATCGGGGTTACAGAAATAACGACAATCTCCCTGTCTTATTCAAAGTACCGATGGAAGGACCTTCCCATAAGGAATCTCTGTGGAAACTGAAGCATGAATATCGCATTCTTCAATCATTGGAATCCCATGCAGTGGAAACGATCATCGAACTCGTTAATCACAACCGTGAGACGGTAATGGTTACGGAAGATTTCGGGGGAGTGCCGCTCTCCTTGCTTATGAAAATGAAAGGACTGTCACTGAAGGAGATGCTCTTCATTGCGGTCCGCATGGCTTCCTGCTTGAAGGAAATCCATCAGCACGGAATCATTCATAAGGATGTAAATCCCGATCATATCCTGGTTCATCCTGAAACCTATGAAGTAAAGCTTGTTAGCTTTGGATTGGCGACGAAATGCCACCAAGAATACCAAAGTGTGATGAATCCAAAAGAATGGAAGGGGAATCTTCGCTACGTCTCGCCGGAGCAGACGGGGAGAATGAATCGCACTGTCGATTACCGCTCCGATATTTATTCTTTTGGTGTCACGCTCTACGAGTTACTGACTGGAAAGCTGCCCTTTTTAACTTCGGACATGCTTGAACTCATACATGCTCATATGGCGAGAAAGCCGCTCGCTCCCTCCAGTGTAAAACCATCCGTTCCAGAGATTCTATCGGACATTGTGATGAAGTGTCTGTCGAAAAATACAGAGGATCGCTACTTTAGCATGTCTGGCTTGCTGGCAGACCTGCAGCGCTGCTACAACCAGCTTGAACAAAACGGTTTGATTACGCCTTTTCCGCTTGCTTTAGAAGACCGTGCTGATCACTTGCGGATTCCAGAGAGGCTGTATGGACGTGAGCAAGAAATCCAGATGCTCATTGATGCATTTGAGCAAGTCACGAACGGCGCTACGAGGATGGTTCTCCTCAGTGGCTCTGCAGGCGTGGGTAAATCTGCTCTCGTGCTGGAAGCGCAAAAAGCGTTTTTGAGAGGCCGGGGACGTTTTGTTTCAGGAAAGTTCGACCAATATAATCAGGCCGTTCCGTATTCGGCCATCATTCAAATCTTTCAGGATTTGATCAAACAGCTCTTGGCAGGCCACGAACGCGAGCTGCTCGCTTGGCGAGAGATGATACTCGACGCCGTGCAAGGACTTGGTCAAGTGATCGTGGATGTCATTCCGCAGCTTGAGGCAGTGATCGGCACACAGCCTGCCGTACCTGAGCTGCCTGCGGCAGAAGCAAAAAATCGCTTTCAATGGGTGATGCAACGCTTTATTCGTATTTGGGCGCGACCAGACCATCCGCTCGTCTTGTTCCTGGATGATTTGCAGTGGGCGGATTCTTCTTCGCTTTTCTTGATTCGAGAGTTGGTTGCGGATATGCAGATCAGTCATTTTCTGTTGATTTGCTCTTATCGTGAGCATGATGGCAGTACGATGAATCCGTTGATTGCCCTTTTGACAGAGACAGGCATCAAGAGCCGTATCTTGCGCCAATTCACGTTATTGCCGCTTCGAGAACCCGAATTCAATGCGATGCTAGCGGATGCGTTGCATAGTGATCCGGATATGACGAAGCCGCTGGTTACGATTATCATGCAGAAAACAGCTGGGAATCCGTTTTATGTAAGAGAATTCATTAAAACGCTGTATGATCGGAACTTGCTGTGGTATGTGAGAGAAGAACGGAACTGGCAATGGGATTTGGCCGAAATCGAAAAGCTGGGTACTACGGAAAATGTAGCCGATTTTCTCGTAGAAAAAATGAGAAGATTGCCTGATTCCACTCAGCAGCAGCTCGGTTATGCTGCTTGTCTGGGTAACTCGTTTTTGCTTCATTTGATAGCCAAGTCACGAAATCAAACGGAGTCAGAAGCCATCCAGCATATACAGCCTGCGATTGAGGAAGGTCTCATCTATCCGATTGAAGGAGCGGAATATCTGACTTACGCTGCGCTCGTGGAAGAAGAAGTGGCATCTCAGATGAAGATTCGTTTCCGCTTTGTTCATGATCGCATTCAACAGGCCGCCTATTCGCTGTTAGCAGAGGCAGAGCGCGGACATATTCACATCAAGCTGGGCAGAATGATGTGGGAAATGTCCCAAGGAAGCGAATCTGGCTTCCTGTTCGAGATTTGCGATCATATGTATCGGGGCAAAGAGATACTGGAGGATCAGGCGGAGCGCATTCATGTAGCGTACTGTCATTTACTCGCTGGTCAAAAAGCGAAATCCTCTGCGGCATTTGAGTCGGCCTTGCAGTATTTCCAACGCGGTCTCGAGCTGGTGGGGGAAGAGGGTTGGCAGCACAATCATGATTTGACCATGGAGCTGTGTGCGTTGTCTGCGGAGACGACGTACCTCTGTAACCAATTGGATGAGGCAAAACAATTGTTTGACCGCGGGATGAAGCATGCCAAAACAGACAGAGAACGCGTTCGCATTTTGGAAATGGAAATTCGCATGTATACGCGACTGGCTGAATTTCCGCGTGTCATGGAGATCGCAAGCGAAGCCTTAGGGTTATTGGGCGTACCGATTCCGAAAAAGCCTGGCAAGCTCGATATCATTAAGGAAATGTTTCACATCAAACGCCGCCTCAAAGGTCGGAAGATAGATGAGCTGCTGTATTTGCCGGATGTTCCCGATGAAAATTATCAAATGGCGATGAGTATCATCAGCTACGCAGGCCCATCTGCTTACTATGTCAATCTCAATTGGTTTGCTTTAACGATTTTGCGTGCCCTTCATCTGTCGCTCGTGCACGGAAACACGGTCGCCTCGGCGAACGGCTATACCGGTTACGGGATCGTACAAGCTGCTCAATTCGGAAATTATCGAGAGGCTTACGAATTTGGGCAATTGGCTTGCCGGGTAGCAGACAGCTTCGCCGATCCGATTGCCATGACAAAGGCGTATGGCGCGTTTGCCCTACTGATCAATCACTGGTGCGAGCATGCGCGGACGAATATCCCTCTCCTGAAAAAAGCGATTCAGCTCGGCTTGGACGGTGGCGGCAACATTTATGCTGCCTACAATGCCCATGGGCTTGTGGAGGCCATGCTCTATTGCGGTGTGCCAGTGGAAGAATTGGAGCAGCAAATCGAGGAATACAGCGATATGATTCAACAAATCAAGGTCGTTGATCACGATGATCGGCTCCTGTTATTGCGCCAGGCGCTGCATACTTTTACACGGTGGTCCGACGATGAACGAACGGCGTTTTGCCATGATGGATTTAACGAAGTGACATATGTAAGCAACCTGCAAAAAGAAGGAAACAGCTATAAGCGGTACATGTACTACTACTATAAATCGATGGTTCATCTCATGTACGGGAACCACCTGGAGGCTGCCGAGCTACTGGCTGAAGCGGAGCAATGGATGGATTCAGTCAGCGGACAAGTTCTTGTCAGCCAGCAAGTTTTTATGCAAACACTGGCATTAACAGGGCTCTATGAGAACGCCACCCGACAGGAAAAATCGAAGTATGGGAAAAAAATCAAAGCAAATATCAAAAAGATGAAGACATGGGCAAAGGAATGCCCGGAAAATTTTCAGCACAAGTGGTTGTTGATGCATGCTGAGTGGCTGCGTGTCACTGAGCAAAAACAAGAAGCAGGTCCTTTTTACGAACAGGCGGTTCAACTCGCCAAAAAGGATGTTTTCTTGCAAAACGAGGCGCTGGCAAATGAATTGGCTGCCCAGCATTACTTGGCACTCGGACTCGAAACGATTGCGAAGGTATACATGACTGAGGCGCACGAGGTTTACATGCTTTGGGGAGCGGTTGCCAAGGCACGAGAGATTGGGGAACGGTACCCTTATCTTTTGCAACGGGCAAGAAGCTTGGGAGCTTCCGCCGAGATTGCCACGACTGACCAGACAGCAGACCTCGTCGATTTAATGAGTGTCATCAAGGCATCGCAAACGATTGCTAGCGAGCTCCGCCTGGAAATGCTGTTGGCGACAATGCTGCGCACGGTGATGAGCAATGCAGGTGCGGAGAAAGGAATCCTCCTGCTGAAAAAAGATGGTGACTGGCTCATCGAAGCGGCAGGCTCTGTCGATTTGGACGTGGAGATCATGCAGTCTGTCCCATATGAGCATAGCGGGATGCTCTCTGTCGCTGTCGTGAATTACACCATTCGTACAGAAGAGATGCTGGTGCTCCACAACGCTTCGGTTGAAGGTGTCTTTTTCCGCGATACGTACATTGCGAAGCACACGCCGAAATCGATTCTATGCTCCCCGCTATGGCAGCAAGGCAAAATGATCGGTGTCATTTATTTGGAGAACAACGAGACGACACATGTGTTCAACGAAAAACGCTCAGAGCCGCTCAGACTGATCTTCTCGCAAATTGCGATCTTTATTGAAAATGCGAGATTGTATCATCAATTGGAGCAATGGAATCAATCCTTGGAAAAGATTGTGACAGAGCGTACCAATGAGATTCAGGCACTTTTACAGGCGAATAAAAATCTGTTAAACAATGCGGGACAAGGCTTCCTTTCTTTTTCCAAAAACCTACTGGTCCATTCCGAATACAGTCGGGAATGTCTACGGATTTTTGGCCGAGAACTGGCTGGAGTATCGGTCGCCGAGCTACTTTACCCAGATCGTCCAGAGGATAGCATGTTTATTGAATCCCTTTTGGAAAAGTACTTTGAAGCAAAAGACCAAGGGCAAAAAGAGCTGTATCTCAGCCTATTTCCTACAGAAATCCAGATCAATCAAACGCCGTTGAAGCTGGCATGTAAGCCGATTTATGAAGATCGGCGAGATTCGCCAGAGGGCTTGATGCTGATCCTGACTGATATGAGTGAGCAGCGGGCGCTCAAATCCAAGATGGAGCGAGAATGGCAAAGGTTGAATATGGTCGTAACGGTAGCGATTAGTCTCCCGCTCTTCCAAAAGGTACTGCGAGCTTTTGATGCTTTCTTTGAAGAGGGGTGGAAGCGGGTCCTCAGAGAAGAGATAGCGGAGTCCGAGAAACTATTCAAATTGGTCGCTCAGATTCATCAATTTAAAGGTGACTTCAGCCAATTACACTTGATTCATACACCGCAAAAGCTGCATGATTTGGAGTCGTGGTTGATTCAATGGGCAAAGTCTGAACAACGCCTGTCCGACGAGGATGTGCGCGCCCAGCAGTCATTCGCAGAGGTTCAAGCTGCGATGCAACAAGATTTGTCGATCATGCAGCACAAGCTCGGGGTCGGGTTCCTCGATCATAACGAGCATGTGTACTCGATTGCAAAAGAGCGATGGGAAAGCTTCGAGCATGAGATCACCAGTCTGGTACAGGGGGAAGCTCAGCAGGAGCTGCTCCACCGCGTTCGCAAGCTTCGCTATCGTCCGATGAAGGACATGTTGTCCAGGTATGAAGACTATGTAAGTGAGCTTGCCATCCGTCTGAATAAGACTATCGATCCGGTCGAATGGGATGCAGAAGAAGTACTGGTCGATCCGGAGCGATTCGTGAATTTTGCGAGGAGCCTGGTTCACGTATTCAACAATGCGATCGATCATGGAATGGAAGAAGAGCAAGAACGATTGGCATGCGGAAAAGAACGCAGCGGCAAGATTCAATGCCGCATTTGGCAAGAGGATACTTCCCTGTACGTCATGATTCGTGATGATGGGCGGGGCGGAGATATGGAAAAGCTAAAGTTGGCATTGGCGGAGCATGTCACGGTACAAGAAAATGCGAGTCTCGTATCGGGCAGAGGAATTGGCCTGTCCATTGTTAAGCAAGAGGTTGAGCAGTTAGGCGGAACCCTTCAGGTTCATACTCAAAAAGGAGAAGGCACCCGCTTTACCTTCCGAATCCCGTTGGAAGACATTCGCTAG
- a CDS encoding response regulator has protein sequence MARILIADDSLVVRDYMKIILERAGHQVIAEATNGLDAYQKYAAHLPDVVTMDINMPGMNGIDTVKKIIGTFPDANIIMVSTNGLKPLVFEAINAGARHYILKPIDEERLLASITNSL, from the coding sequence ATGGCTCGTATACTGATAGCAGACGACTCCCTTGTAGTACGAGATTACATGAAAATCATTTTGGAACGGGCGGGCCATCAAGTCATTGCAGAAGCAACGAATGGATTGGACGCCTATCAAAAGTATGCGGCCCACCTCCCAGACGTGGTGACGATGGATATCAATATGCCAGGCATGAATGGCATAGATACCGTCAAAAAAATCATCGGCACCTTCCCCGACGCCAACATCATTATGGTCAGCACCAACGGATTAAAGCCGCTCGTTTTTGAAGCAATCAACGCTGGAGCGCGCCATTATATTCTTAAACCGATCGATGAAGAACGACTTTTGGCTTCCATTACGAATTCTCTTTAG
- a CDS encoding carboxymuconolactone decarboxylase family protein, which yields MSKARSYYESANLSHIPELMKLAPEAAASYFSFERQIYQQSHQLPVKTKELIAIVVAHVTGCPYCIDVHVKKYKELGGTMEEIMEALLVAAVTRSGAILSHGVNALLAYRDAPGKPDCFC from the coding sequence ATGTCAAAAGCACGTTCGTATTATGAATCAGCAAATTTGTCGCATATCCCTGAATTGATGAAATTGGCCCCTGAGGCTGCCGCTTCTTATTTTTCTTTCGAGCGACAAATCTACCAGCAATCCCACCAGCTCCCGGTCAAAACGAAAGAGTTGATTGCCATTGTGGTCGCCCACGTGACTGGCTGCCCCTACTGCATCGATGTTCACGTCAAAAAGTATAAAGAACTGGGCGGCACGATGGAGGAAATTATGGAGGCTCTACTCGTTGCCGCAGTGACACGGTCCGGTGCCATCTTAAGTCATGGGGTCAATGCCTTGCTCGCCTATCGTGATGCTCCTGGTAAGCCAGATTGCTTTTGCTAA
- a CDS encoding Crp/Fnr family transcriptional regulator: MDLNRIQLVTDAFPCFSLVPEAAWRHPDITVERFSPQLTMQQGHLFAHAAFVLSGKVRIYIISESGREVTLYRVQRGGVCVLMMASILGETGYEVSAQLEEETELLLLPVDVFKEWMDRYKDLRQFIYRNMINRMVSVTSLVEDIAFKPINARIAELLLRRTTDSRNHLSITHEAIAIELGTAREVISRSLKEFEKAGWLQLGRGRIAAIHRDALQERLFLGDW; this comes from the coding sequence ATGGACTTGAACCGAATCCAACTTGTTACGGATGCTTTTCCGTGCTTTTCCCTTGTTCCGGAAGCCGCATGGCGCCATCCTGACATAACAGTGGAACGCTTTTCTCCCCAGCTTACGATGCAGCAGGGTCATCTGTTTGCCCACGCCGCTTTTGTATTGTCAGGTAAGGTACGCATCTATATCATCAGTGAGTCAGGACGTGAGGTTACGTTATATCGGGTACAACGCGGGGGAGTCTGCGTCCTCATGATGGCAAGTATTTTAGGTGAGACGGGCTATGAAGTGTCCGCACAGCTAGAAGAGGAAACCGAGCTGCTGCTTTTGCCTGTAGATGTCTTCAAAGAATGGATGGATCGCTATAAGGACTTGCGTCAGTTTATTTACCGGAACATGATCAACCGAATGGTCTCCGTCACGTCTCTCGTCGAAGATATCGCCTTTAAACCAATCAACGCCCGCATCGCCGAATTATTGCTCCGTCGTACCACGGATTCTCGCAATCACCTATCCATCACCCATGAAGCGATTGCCATTGAACTCGGGACTGCCAGAGAAGTAATCAGCCGGTCACTCAAGGAGTTTGAGAAAGCCGGATGGCTTCAGTTAGGACGAGGCCGAATCGCTGCTATTCACCGCGATGCCCTCCAGGAAAGACTTTTTCTTGGTGATTGGTGA
- a CDS encoding DUF4097 family beta strand repeat-containing protein yields the protein MKQMKKWIGVGLIVVGIGLAGCTITNNVINVEEEKRQLELPAESIEALNIVTDSGDLVVKGDEKATAIHVEAEIKSKNVKPEDIIITLEKDGNNATLRSEVKTDIGLNYVDMTLTVIVPAQLPIALTDGSGDIDMTNLTGKLTIEDDSGDIRLTNTNGEVEIRDQSGDILIKDASALKLIEDDSGDIYMENTGGNVEIHDQSGDMVIRNHKGDMKISDESGDMVIDTVEGNVIIENDGSGERTVQNIKGSYTSK from the coding sequence ATGAAACAAATGAAAAAGTGGATAGGAGTAGGTCTAATCGTTGTGGGAATCGGTTTGGCCGGATGCACGATCACAAATAACGTGATCAATGTGGAAGAAGAAAAAAGACAGCTTGAATTGCCTGCGGAGTCCATCGAGGCGTTAAATATTGTGACCGATTCGGGCGATTTGGTCGTCAAAGGTGATGAAAAAGCAACCGCGATTCATGTAGAGGCTGAGATCAAATCGAAAAATGTCAAACCCGAAGACATCATCATTACACTCGAGAAGGATGGGAATAACGCAACACTACGATCCGAAGTGAAGACAGATATCGGTTTAAACTATGTGGATATGACGCTAACGGTAATCGTTCCTGCCCAGCTGCCGATAGCCCTTACCGATGGATCAGGAGATATTGACATGACGAACCTAACAGGAAAGCTCACGATTGAGGATGACTCTGGTGATATTCGATTAACGAATACGAACGGAGAGGTAGAGATTCGTGACCAGTCCGGTGACATCCTGATCAAGGACGCGTCCGCCCTCAAGCTGATCGAGGACGACTCGGGTGATATCTACATGGAAAATACGGGTGGAAATGTAGAGATTCACGATCAATCCGGCGATATGGTTATTCGGAATCATAAGGGTGACATGAAGATATCCGACGAAAGCGGCGACATGGTCATTGATACTGTCGAAGGAAATGTAATCATTGAGAATGACGGGA